A genomic window from Cardiocondyla obscurior isolate alpha-2009 linkage group LG02, Cobs3.1, whole genome shotgun sequence includes:
- the LOC139109053 gene encoding uncharacterized protein, with product MDRKGSRNQAARASRQKKRNFRGNQHTSEQDSTFASTSAEKLSTSRNIDFPVSKECGYCIINFFSVFATIASLVICKDCKKKIEFSPTSHRGLGFKICVSCSCKETYIDSSPLIDKAFEINRRIVLVFRLLGVGLEGLNLFCGLMDICQGMATNTYYACLENIYVASSAIYNCILQQAVEEEKEKNKNAGNIETHLTVSGDGTWKKRGFSSLFGVSTLIGKYSNKVIDAVNKSSFCQACNLWNNKKNENIEDYEDWYATHKESCSINHIGSAGKMEVDAITEMFARSKQKYGVMYTNYIGDGDSKTFRGILNINPYENEVTITKKECVGHVQKRMGTRLRNAKKNHKGLGGKGVGKLTDKIISELSTYYGLAIRRHPNSTEEMKKEIWATYFHKSSTDEKPQHQNCPAGTDSWCKWRKAEAESTLENFHHDNPPLGDNVLEVIKPIYEKLSSDELLERCLGAETQNNNESLNSLIWTFAPKHLYSGPKIIEISTFLAVTIFNEGFMPILKILNVMGIKVGHHAETYATLRNRHRINRAEQRLAEFEKRIHRREEKLMLNSFYEQEEGYLYGPGIAD from the coding sequence atggATCGAAAAGGCTCGAGAAATCAAGCGGCTCGTGCAAGTCGTcaaaaaaaacgaaactttCGAGGCAACCAGCATACATCTGAGCAGGATTCGACGTTCGCTAGTACATCGGCGGAAAAACTGAGCACTTCAAGAAATATCGATTTCCCTGTTTCAAAGGAATGTGgctattgtattataaattttttctcagTTTTTGCAACAATAGCCTCTCTTGTAATTTGTAaagattgcaaaaaaaaaattgagttcTCTCCGACATCACATCGTGGATTGGGATTCAAGATTTGCGTGAGTTGCAGTTGCAAGGAAACGTATATCGATTCATCGCCGTTAATTGACAAGGCATTTGAAATAAATCGCCGAATTGTATTAGTTTTTCGTCTTTTGGGTGTTGGATTAGAAggtttgaatttattttgcggGTTAATGGACATTTGCCAAGGAATGGCAACAAATACTTATTATGCGTGCCTGGAAAATATCTACGTGGCATCATCTGCAATATACAACTGCATCTTACAACAAGCAGttgaagaagagaaggaaaaaaataaaaatgcaggaAATATTGAAACTCATTTAACAGTTTCTGGAGACGGtacgtggaaaaaaagaggCTTTTCATCGTTATTTGGTGTATCGACTCTAATTGGCAAATACTCAAACAAAGTAATCGATGCCGTTAATAAATCTAGTTTTTGCCAAGCTTGCAATTTAtggaacaataaaaaaaatgaaaatattgaaGATTACGAAGATTGGTATGCAACTCACAAAGAATCGTGCTCCATAAATCATATTGGCAGTGCAGGTAAAATGGAGGTGGACGCTATCACAGAAATGTTTGCAAGATCGAAACAGAAGTATGGAGTAATGTACACGAATTATATAGGAGACGGAGATAGCAAAACCTTCAGaggaattttaaatattaatccgTATGAAAATGAAGTTACTATTACAAAGAAAGAATGCGTCGGTCACGTACAAAAGAGAATGGGCACGAGACTTCgtaatgcgaaaaaaaatcacaagGGTCTTGGCGGCAAAGGTGTCGGAAAACTGACAGACAAAATAATAAGCGAACTATCAACTTATTATGGCTTAGCTATACGTAGACACCCAAACTCTACAGaagaaatgaaaaaggaaatatgGGCAACATATTTTCATAAGAGTTCTACCGATGAAAAGCCTCAGCATCAGAACTGCCCTGCCGGTACAGACAGTTGGTGTAAATGGCGTAAAGCCGAAGCCGAATCAACACTTGAAAATTTTCATCATGACAATCCGCCTCTTGGAGATAATGTTTTAGAAGTAATTAAGCCAATTTACGAAAAACTATCCTCTGACGAGTTGCTGGAACGCTGTTTAGGAGCAGAAACGCAAAATAACAACGAgtctttaaattctttaatttggACTTTCGCTCCTAAACATCTTTATTCTGGGccaaaaattattgaaatttcgACTTTTTTGGCTGTTACTATTTTTAATGAGGGCTTTAtgccaattttaaaaatattaaatgtgatGGGCATAAAAGTTGGACACCATGCTGAAACGTATGCAACGCTTAGAAACCGACATCGCATAAATCGCGCGGAGCAACGACTGGCggaatttgaaaaaagaattcatcgcagagaggaaaaattaatgttaaacaGCTTTTACGAGCAGGAAGAAGGATATTTGTACGGCCCGGGAATAGCTGATTGA